The nucleotide window CATTACAATATCTTCACGGCCATAAAATTGTCCGCCATAATTTACATAGGCGGCGTTAACGAGCCCATTCATTCCCTGCTGACTGGCAAATACGACATCGGCGGTTGTTCCGCCCGGGTTGTACTCTTTCAAACTGCAGGAACACAAAAGCGCTATACACCAAAAGTGCACCAGTTTTATTTTTGGAAAAAAGTGAGTAAAACTTTTCATATAAATATTATTATATTTTTTGAGTATAAGGAATTCTATAAAAAGTCCATCAAAGAAGTACTGTTCTTTTAAATGGAGACAGCTATAAATTCCGATAAAATTTTCATCCTTTGCAAATCAATCCCCTGATGCAGCCAGATATCCGGCTGTACCTGGCCGGTATTATAAACTAACATTAAGTCCCAGTACAAACTGACGTTGTAACGGAGATTTGGCAGAGCCCCCTCTTTCAGGATCATAATTCTTTACAAAGTGGCTTCTGGAATATGTAAAAAGATTATTTGCCGAAGCATAAACGCGCAAGTCTGACATCCCCCATTTACTGACCACCGGTGCGGGGAAGCTGTATCCCAACGCAATTGTTTTAAGCTTTATATAAGATGCATCAATATAATTTAAAGCCTGGTAGCCAAGGTAGTTGTAAAAGTTAGTTCTGTCGGGACGAGGAAAATCATTGGTAGGGTTTTCCGGTGTCCAATAATCCAAATAGGCAGGCTGATTTCCTTTCCCGGAAGGATCATACGCGCCGGTAAAATCGTAGGTCATCATGTGTCCCCACCTGCTAAGAATATAAACCGTCAGATCAATATTTTTATAACGGAATGTATTGTTCAAACCTGCTGTCCAGCGAGGAGAGGTTGTACCAATGTACTGCACATCATTGGTTTCATCGATGATAAAATCGCCATTCAGGTCAGCCAGCTTTATGTCGCCTGGTTTAAAGGGCTGCGTTTTTCCGGCGTCTTTAAAATATTTTGCGGCCTCCTCAGCTTCATCCAGCTGCCATATACCCAGTCGCTTGAAAGTATAAAAGCTGGTCAACGGCCTGCCGATCAGAAGACTTTCCGTAGACCTGGAAGAGGCACCGATAATATCCCGACCATCAATAAGGTCGACAATCTTTTCCTTATTATAAGCGAACGTTATATTAGATTGCCAATTAAAACGTTGCTTTCTAATATTTACGGTATTTATATTTACTTCAACACCCTTGTTGTTAGTTGATCCTATATTCTGATAGATCTTGAACGGCGTATTATTGCCACTTCCCAAAGAAGTTGGAAGCGTTCTGGGCAAAAGTAAATCTGTAGTTTTGGTATTGTAAAAATCAACACTTCCGGAAATCCTGTTGCTAAAGAAACCGAAATCTAAACCGATATTAGTTGCAGCCGATCTTTCCCATCCCAGGTCTACATTACCCAGAAATGGATTGAACACATAATAAGAGTATCCGTAATCCTGGAATGCAGAGTTAGATAGCGAATTGAGGTAAGACTGCGTACCATACTCACTGATTCCCGAATTACCCGTCATGCCCCAGCTAAGCCGGAATTTTAACTCGTTGAGATTTTTAGCATTTTCAAACCAGTTCTCATCAATTACCCTCCACGCAAAAGCCGCCGAGGGAAAAGCTGCCCATTTATGCCCTTCAGCCAACCTCGAGGCTCCATCCCACCTGTTAGAAACCGTAACAAGATATTTACCCAGGTAATTGTAATTCAGCCTGGCTGCATAAGAAAAAGTCTGACTTTGAATATAATCGGACTGGATTACATAGGAAGACTTTGCATTCGCTTCGAGGTTATGCCAAAGCTGTTCAGGAATTAACTGACCGGAGCCCTCGCTGTAGCTGCTCCGGAATTTCGACTGCGTCCACGATGTCAACCCTGTAAAAGCGAAGGTATGATCGTTTACTTTTGTCGTATAACTTAGAATATTATCCCAGGTAATAAAAGTCTTATCACTTGCCAAAACAGAAGCTAAGGCGCCTGCAAGTCCATCCTGAGCCCTGTCTATAGATGTAGCATCTTCAAAATCTGAGTTTCGGCGAAAGCTAAAGTTAGTTCCGAGATTAGAGCGCAGGGACAATCCTTTGAGCGGTTTTAGTTCAGCATATCCGTTGGCCAGAATATTAGTGGTTAAACGTTGGTGTTTAGCGGTGTATTCCGTTGCCTCATCGGCAAGAGGGTTTACCTTGGCACTGCGCCCTACGGGCCATAAAACAAGCTGCCCGTTTTCATCAAATACCTTTCCGAGCGGCTCATTGGTTGCGGCGCGCCATAGAACGTTTTCGGCTCTTTCATAACCGGCATAATGTGTAAGGTTCATCGAGGCACCGGCCTTAAAAACATTTGTAAAGCTGTGGTCAACCGCAGTTCTCAGATTATACTTACTTAACAGGTCGTCTTTAAGTGACCCTTTTTCTTTGTAATAACCCGCAGACAATAAAGCGGATGTTTTTTCTCCACCGCCGGATACGCTCACCTGATGATTTTGAACCATTCCATTATGAACTACCTGGTCCACCCAGTCTA belongs to Niabella yanshanensis and includes:
- a CDS encoding SusC/RagA family TonB-linked outer membrane protein, with the protein product MKLVVFIILLSSFQAIAFDAASQQRINLDVKSLSIPQIIEKIEKDYKYRFVYNPELKYSNVKLDLYARNATLDYVMQNMLKATTFSYKKINKGLVVIIGKPGEMMSISVEGKITDPAGNPLSGVSVAEKGTTNGVLSGEDGSYKITVKDENAVLTFSIVGYSAIDVSVKDNNYSQVTLYPAENKMDEVVVIGYGTAKRKDLTGAVSSVKADDIVRSPAHNAMEALQGQVPGLDIVRNSGKATSGVTMNIRGKRSLSTAKDEYGNLIANNPLVIIDGVQGGNITDIPPQEIESIDVMKDASSTAIYGSQGANGVIIVTTKRAKSGKAKISYNGYVGVNGWAQYPKMRMGEDYIKLRREAAKTTGQWSSPDDDQTLFTPEEWTAIQNNEWIDWVDQVVHNGMVQNHQVSVSGGGEKTSALLSAGYYKEKGSLKDDLLSKYNLRTAVDHSFTNVFKAGASMNLTHYAGYERAENVLWRAATNEPLGKVFDENGQLVLWPVGRSAKVNPLADEATEYTAKHQRLTTNILANGYAELKPLKGLSLRSNLGTNFSFRRNSDFEDATSIDRAQDGLAGALASVLASDKTFITWDNILSYTTKVNDHTFAFTGLTSWTQSKFRSSYSEGSGQLIPEQLWHNLEANAKSSYVIQSDYIQSQTFSYAARLNYNYLGKYLVTVSNRWDGASRLAEGHKWAAFPSAAFAWRVIDENWFENAKNLNELKFRLSWGMTGNSGISEYGTQSYLNSLSNSAFQDYGYSYYVFNPFLGNVDLGWERSAATNIGLDFGFFSNRISGSVDFYNTKTTDLLLPRTLPTSLGSGNNTPFKIYQNIGSTNNKGVEVNINTVNIRKQRFNWQSNITFAYNKEKIVDLIDGRDIIGASSRSTESLLIGRPLTSFYTFKRLGIWQLDEAEEAAKYFKDAGKTQPFKPGDIKLADLNGDFIIDETNDVQYIGTTSPRWTAGLNNTFRYKNIDLTVYILSRWGHMMTYDFTGAYDPSGKGNQPAYLDYWTPENPTNDFPRPDRTNFYNYLGYQALNYIDASYIKLKTIALGYSFPAPVVSKWGMSDLRVYASANNLFTYSRSHFVKNYDPERGGSAKSPLQRQFVLGLNVSL